The Podospora bellae-mahoneyi strain CBS 112042 chromosome 7, whole genome shotgun sequence genome includes a window with the following:
- a CDS encoding hypothetical protein (EggNog:ENOG503PEN9), translated as MKLFSLVFWAGSFSNAIVFAAGNNSTRSSFIPECILTSQITSKVAGRSPKNGTLATNNRYGKLWKGKYTKDGFLSNLTSGVAPTILCSSIADFASSCSCVSITRVTTTSTIRSSTATLMITRTVSSKILGSSLNNSSRLPVTSKTLAALKLSSSLATSSSQETARPQTRLTGASPNTERTSPTGRFLNTTVSSTSPSKSPVVYVMNTTTLITVTTAEKGRISAGGSLSHISQTGRYLNTTTASAKPSQGFHLPFWQLNITASGFFSRTNTTSLQAHKVALLTGTATGTGLSHLLNTTSSRPLWLNTTRATPTAALTTGPRLFTANTTFTFANTTVRWANTTTTSSIPTPTAIFPTSCGESSAPFSLQISYPSTPFDNWFVHLSARALLFGSRSSQASRFSIEAGGYLCVVGLVDETEEQRPYVAAIGAKEGQRGEIWMVSKEMLDVWGDDYVALGCTQDGGLICGAMRNGTDVGEVREWAGCGMQLGLGSGNGTVAECRSVGVHVLEGGDVEGEVNDDDKIGEMRFEKRVVNPWAFTGMS; from the exons ATGAAACTCTTCTCCTTAGTCTTTTGGGCTGGGTCTTTCTCGAATGCCATCGTCTTTGCAGCGGGAAACAACTCGACTCGGTCGAGCTTTATACCTGAATGCATTTTGACCTCCCAAATCACCAGCAAAGTCGCAGGACG TTCACCCAAGAATGGCACACTGGCGACGAATAACAGATATGGAAAACTGTGGAAGGGCAAATACACGAAGGATGGGTTTCTCTCGAACCTGACCTCGGGTGTAGCTCCGACAATTCTCTGTTCGTCGATCGCAGACTTTGCCTCGTCATGTTCCTGTGTGAGCATCACGCGTGTGACAACCACTTCAACCATCCGATCATCGACTGCCACCTTGATGATAACTCGAACGGTAAGCTCGAAAATATTGGGCAGCTCTTTGAACAATAGTAGCCGACTGCCAGTTACTTCAAAGACTCTCGCAGCACTCAAgttgtcatcatcactagCAACAAGCTCATCCCAAGAAACAGCCCGACCACAGACTCGATTAACCGGAGCAAGTCCAAACACGGAGAGAACTTCACCGACAGGCCGCTTTTTGAACACCACCGTCTCCTCAACAAGTCCAAGCAAGAGTCCAGTGGTGTATGTGATGAACACCACAACTCTGATCACAGTAACCACCGCAGAAAAAGGCAGGATCTCAGCAGGTGGTTCTCTTTCACACATCAGCCAGACGGGCCGctacctcaacaccaccactgcaTCCGCGAAGCCCTCGCAGGGCTTTCACCTCCCATTCTGGCAACTCAACATCACGGCCTCCGGCTTCTTTTCCcgcaccaacaccacctccctccaagCCCACAAGGTAGCTCTTCTCACAGGGACTGCCACTGGAACAGGCCTCTCCCACCTGTTAAATACCACCTCTTCTCGTCCCTTGtggctcaacaccaccagagCCACCCCCACAGCAGCACTGACCACCGGGCCTCGACTCTTCACAGCCAACACGACCTTTACATttgccaacaccaccgttCGCTGGGCCAACACAACCACAACGTCATCGATTCCGACCCCGACTGCAATCTTTCCGACCTCGTGCGGTGAATCCTCGGCGCCTTTCTCCTTGCAGATATCCTACCCTTCAACCCCATTCGACAACTGGTTCGTCCACCTGTCCGCCCGCGCTCTTTTGTTTGGTTCACGCAGCTCTCAAGCGAGCCGGTTTAGCATTGAAGCGGGTGGCTACCTTTGCGTTGTCGGGCTGGTGGATGAGACGGAGGAGCAAAGACCTTATGTGGCGGCTATTGGGGCAAAAGAAGGGCAAAGAGGCGAGATATGGATGGTGAGCAAAGAGATGTTGGATGTTTGGGGCGATGATTATGTTGCCTTGGGGTGTACACAAGATGGGGGACTGATCTGTGGGGCGATGAGAAACGGGACTGAtgtgggtgaggtgagggagtgggCTGGTTGCGGGATgcagctggggttggggagtggAAATGGAACTGTCGCTGAGTGTAGGAGTGTTGGGGTGCACGttcttgagggaggagatgttgaaggtgaagtcaatgatgatgataagaTCGGGGAGATGAGATTTGAAAAGAGGGTAGTTAATCCTTGGGCTTTTACAGGCATGAGTTAA
- a CDS encoding hypothetical protein (EggNog:ENOG503NZ1K; COG:S) produces the protein MTESQELSMDLPVIDLDVFLHNPRDSVEVQAECVKAANALITYGALVLHDSRVSEDDNTTFLDLLEDYFAQPEEDLKKDERPELSYQIGVTLENTEKPKCAVDEPCLNVIERLAPSERPLDIKGHEPDPKCRFFWRMVEAPPYETQFPGLNADNITPDAPHIKERWGPVMNQWGTSMKNAVEGLTQMAAVGLGLPADTFKDAGRYGPHLLAPTASDLQKYGKVNTILAGFHTDLNFLTIHGRSRYPGLHIWARNTGKKIPVKIPQGNYLLVQAGKQLEHITGGLIKAGFHEVVVNESTVKVINDRKEKFPNRPLVRISSTFFWHLSSDYDLVPIPELKEKAKEVRAAQFNLGKDEGEEVEYPALKVGEQVSNELRHIALMAK, from the exons ATGACCGAATCTCAGGAGCTGTCCATGGACCTCCCCGTTATTGACCTCGACGTCTTCCTTCACAACCCCCGTGACTCTGTTGAAGTGCAGGCAGAATGCGTCAAAGCCGCCAACGCTCTCATCACCTACGGCGCACTGGTGCTCCACGATTCGCGCGTGTCTGAGGATGACAACACCActttccttgacctcctgGAAGATTACTTCGCCCAACCAGAAGAAGATCTCAAGAAGGATGAGCGCCCCGAGCTCAGCTACCAGATTGGTGTCACGCTCGAGAACACCGAAAAGCCCAAGTGCGCCGTCGATGAGCCATGCCTGAACGTGATCGAGAGACTCGCCCCTTCAGAGCGCCCCTTGGATATCAAGGGCCACGAACCCGACCCGAAGTGCAGATTCTTCTGGAGAATGGTCGAGGCCCCTCCATATGAGACTCAGTTCCCAGGCTTGAACGCCGACAACATCACTCCTGATGCGCCCCATATCAAGGAGAGATGGGGACCAGTCATGAACCAGTGGGGAACATCCATGAAGAATGC CGTGGAAGGCCTCACCCAGATGGCCGCcgttggccttggcctcccAGCCGACACCTTCAAGGATGCTGGCCGCTACGGCCCTCATCTCCTGGCCCCTACTGCCTCTGATCTCCAAAAGTATGGCAAGGTCAACACGATCCTCGCCGGCTTCCACACCGATCTTAACTTTCTCACCATCCACGGTCGCTCCCGCTATCCCGGCCTCCACATCTGGGCTCGCAACACAGGAAAAAAGATCCCAGTCAAGATCCCGCAGGGCAACTACTTGCTGGTCCAAGCCGGTAAGCAGCTCGAGCACATCACCGGTGGCCTTATCAAGGCTGGCTTCCACGAGGTCGTGGTCAACGAGAGCACCGTCAAGGTAATCAACGATCGCAAGGAGAAATTCCCCAACAGGCCACTCGTGAGAATCAGCAGCACCTTCTTCTGGCACTTGTCCAGCGATTACGACTTGGTGCCCATCCCCGAGCTgaaggaaaaggccaaggaggtcCGAGCTGCCCAGTTCAACTTGGGCAaggatgagggcgaggaggtcgagtACCCTGCTCTCAAGGTCGGAGAGCAGGTGTCCAATGAGCTGAGGCACATTGCGCTCATGGCGAAATAA